Part of the Oncorhynchus kisutch isolate 150728-3 unplaced genomic scaffold, Okis_V2 scaffold2058, whole genome shotgun sequence genome is shown below.
aaccctttacaatgaagatctgtgaagtggcTTGGATTTttaacaaattatctttgaaagacagggtcctaaaaatttttttttgctgagtttatatatatatatatatatatatatatttacaaattcACCACACATTCATGATTTAATGGGAATCAAAAAGCTTTCATGAATGTTCACCATGTGCTGATgtgctcagcactgtcaacagaccccattatgacatcacaatgtaaCGGAAGCCTTGCCATGATATCATTGCTGGTTCCATCTGACAGCAAAATTTCATTTCATGATAGATCTCTCACAGAGATAGGTTTAGTTCTTATTTTGAGAGTGTTAATATTTATCATCAATGGCTTATCGAGGGAGAAAATCAAGTGAGTTTGACAAACTCCAGAAGGAGAACTCACAGATGAAGAGCGTCATCGAAAACCTGAGGAAGCAAAACATGGCTTTAAACCAACAGGATGACCAGGACAAGTTTTCAAGTTTTTGTAAGGCTCATCAGTTTTTTCaatgtttttccaaaaatatcactgtttattttgtggtttcatagacatacagtaggcctacatccaTACAATCTTTAGCTTAAAAGTTTTTCATGACACACTGTAGAAACTATTTTGCCTTCTTCACTTCTGTTATACATTTCATACTGTACCATTGTGATCCAGGGCTATCAGGAGAGCTACCCAATCGCAGAGGGCCATCGTGGCTTGCTATCAGTGATGCCAGACTTCTGCAGATGCAGAGAGCTGAAAGAGAGGCCATGGAAGCAAAGCAAAGAAAGATAAGTGCTATCCATGAGAATTATGTCCGGACTGCTCTCATCGGGGTTGGCAGCACCTTCGCGCACCACTTCGTCCCCTCTATTCAGTGCATTCCGCGGCCGAAAGCTCCACCGAGGCCTTTGCCACGAAGGCTTGAGCACATAGCTCTGGCCCCACTGAAGAACGTGGTGGGGGTGGACGGAGCCCAAGTTCGACCCGGATCTCACTCTCTGGAGTCCATCCAGGTAAATAAGTCATTCAGCAGCAGTAGCGTGTGGCCTGTTCCCGTCCCTCCCACTGCAGCTCCCTCCAAGAGGGGAAAGAAGAAGAAGGGCAGGCGGGGAGTCAAAGCCCTGAAAGTCCAGTCGGACCAGGGCTGTGCTGACAACAACGGACCCATTGAcctgatggaggaggtgagggacatcGAGGCTCACCTGAAGGAGGAGGACTGGAAGGTAGGATGGACTTCAAATGTATTGTAAATGTGAAAATTTGCGGTTCAGAATTATACTTGGACTGATAAATTGCCAAAACAGATAGTGGTTCCAtgtcttaaaatcaaatcaatcacatgtgccgaacacaacaagtgtagaccttaccgtgaaaccaacagtgcagttcaagaagagttaagaaaatatttcccaaataaactaaagtaaaaattaataataattaaagtaacacaataacgaggctaaatacagggggtatcggtttaaacagcatgatagaATAGATCCTAGAAtacaggatctctctgtattagtTTATGTATATACTAGTTCTATATGTATTTCTATGATGGGAGCATTGTTTTCTGGTCTACACCAAAGGTGGTACATGAGGTGAAGGCCATGGGCAGGAGAAGTTTGGGCTCGGTCATGTCCACGGGGGAAATAGCAACCAGCTCTCTGGGAAGCCTGAGCTCAGTGGATATGAACACCCCTGCGGAGCTCCGTGACTACTTGGATGTCGGGACCCCGGTCAAGTCGCTTGACAGCCCACCCAGGCCTGCTCCCCCTCCTACCAAGCCCAGGAGCAAACAGCCTCGGCCTATAAGGTTCCTTAGCCTGCCAAAGGCTGCCACCGGCTCAGGTCAGTCCCTCTCATGTTTTCACACAAATGTAAATAAGACAGGGAGATGAAgctaggtagagtgatagaaagacagtaggaagggaagggacacaaaTGGCTTTAGCCCAGGGATAAGACATTTTTCCACACTTGATTTGCCTGTTTCACAGTGAGATAACTTTTACTCAAGGTTAATTGGACCCTGTTTCTGAGCAGGGAGAGCACCAAAAATATATGTGCTAAATTTAAAATGATATCATAATGAACTAGTGTTAAAAGCTACAAACAGATATGGAAATtagtaaatacataaataaatacatacagttcaTAGAGAGATAGATGTCTGCTGTCAACCCATAGACAAGATGGCAGCCAGTGAGCCAAAGGGTCAAATTAAGAACCAGGCCAGATTGCAGCCCCTGTCCAACCCAGAGCAGGCCCTGACTAAGACCTTCAAGCTGCTCCACTCTGCCTCTGATGACTGGTGAGCATTCACTGTAGACAAGACCAATGGAGCTAGGCTAAAGGAAGCACAGTGTAGTGTCCTTGGAAAAGTAGATTTGAGCTACAGAGCGTAGAAACTTCTGAAATTAAGAGACCAGAGTCCTAATTGATGAACATCATTTTAATGTTTTTGGAAAAGGTTGTGTAAAATGCTTACGTTTCTTTCACTGAATTGCAGGGAGAAGAAGATCGAGGGCTTGACCACTCTCCGTGTGATGGCTCAGAACCACATGGACATACTGATGCCTAAACTCCATGATATCTGCCTTGCCATTATAAATGAGGTAGCTGTATTCATTCACTGCCCTATTCATTCATCTGCACAAATCTGCTACATTTGGAGAACAAGTCAAATTATTGTTTCATGTTTCTGATGTTCGTGGGTTGTTCTGCTCAACATTAATAGCTGGTCCTGTACATGTTATTATGATTTAGGTGAAGAACCTGCGCTCTGCAGTGTCCTGTGCTGCCATGGCCACACTGGGTGACATGTACGTGCACCTCCAGAGGGCCATGGACAGTGAGGTGGAGGGGACGGCACGCGTGCTGCTGCACAAAGCCAGCGAGGCCAACGCCTTCATCCGGCAGGGCGCCAACTTTGCCCTGGGTCACATGGTGCAGAGCTGCACCCCTACACGTGTCATGAATGCCCTGCTGGTCGGTGggctgaggtaaagagggagagaggtcaaTTAACACTCACTAAGGGGTAGATCCGGACTTCCACAAATTATCCCATTATCCAAGCCTCAAAATTGAAaagattgaaatactgctagtttttaattaactgcctttttcatcaGCATGCTAGGTTATTCCACAACACTTCCGGCAGCAACTCACCCCAACGCTAGACGTCACATTTCAATGGaatcacatttttttgttatgtcttgtACTTCCTTGTGTTGTGTACTTCTTATTTTACCATTGCGTTATTTAGATTATTTTTAGCCATTGGTGGAGAGGTACTGTCTACTGATGTGTGCTAGCGGGGAGTCACaagtcatttataaacatttataaagtatATATAGTGAACACTTTAGATTAGGGGCTATTAGTGAGGCACTGAGGTATTCGTAAGTACATGTACTCACATTCATAAATGCACTCATTAATAAATACACCATTTGTgacatttataaatacatttataaatatgtatataaatGGTGAGTCAAACCATTAATCAACCATTAACAAATGCCTTGACAGTAACTCCTTTATAACTGGTttatagtatattagtagtacaTTATTAATCATTTACAAATTGTGAACATACTATGATCAAACACCTCATgaacaaatcatttaaaatagCGTTTTTAAATGTGTAAATAACTATTTATAGATTTCTTATTGACATTTACAAAGGTAGGAATAATGATTCATAAATGGTAAGTAAACCCTTTACAAACAGTTTATAAATGGTATATTAAGGGACCTTAATATAAAGTCTTACCCAACATTTTGATCCATCGATGAGACTTCATCAATACTATCCATTATCATTCATCTCCTAACTTATGTATCTCTATGACATATAACTGATGTGCTCTGTTTTTCCTTCCCCAGCCACCGTAACGCTGCGGTGAGGAGCTGCACTGCTCAGCACCTGGAGAGACTGGCTGAGGTCATGGGGACGGCTCGTCTCCTGTCGGGGAAGAAAGACCTCACTGACCGTTTCTTGATTGCCGTCAGTAAACTGGCTGTGGACCCTTCACAGGAAGTCAGGTGGGAAGTTCCTCCTGTAAAGTAGCTTGCTTCAACATAACAGTTAAGGCCGGGATTCAACCATGGCTCGCTATAGCACTAGATCGCCGACAATGCAGCTTTTAAAGGTATTTTAGTCTTGAGTCAACATCTGCAGCGTTTACCACGAATACAAATTGAAATTGACTTTAAAAGCCACATTGTCGTCTGTCTACAGCATCTATGCTAAAGGGTGTCATGGATTGAATTGCGGATTTTAGGTATTCCAAAACAACCACAGGTTCTCTTGGAGGGGAATAGTAATTGAAAACAAAAAGGAAAAATTATAAACACAAATAAGTGCTACGTGGCATAGGACAATCCAAGTCCAGGCACCCATGTGGGTTTGAAAGTTAAAAAGCCAAAGCTTAGCCGGGATGTTTGGCCGGGAGGGATGTTCTTCTCCCATCGCCAACTAGCGACCTCCTGTGGTGGGCGGGGTGCAATGCACGGACACGGTCggcaggtgtatggtgtttcctccgacacattggtgcttccaggttaagcggcttttgtgtcaagaagcagtacggcttggctgggttgtgtttcggaggacgcacggctctcgaccttcgcatcTCCAGAGTctttacgggagttgcagcgatgggcaaagactgtaactacctattggataccacgaaattggggtaaaAATTACAAATGTAAATGAGTCCAAATAGTCAGTACCTGATTCAGTTTCCTTccatctgtttggtgcctaatgaagacAACCCTACTTGATCACAATGGTCGGTCTGAGCCAAGTGTTGTGCAGATTCGCTTAGATTTTCATAATAACGAACGGTTAAAACCCAGTTGTTATATTGTTGAGATGATTTGTAGATCAGGTAATGCGGTACATTGCTCAAACTGACCCTCTTGCAAATTCTACCTAATGTATGTCTTATTTTTTCTCAGGTTGTCATCAATTGAGTACTGTTTTTAATCACAGACagcagaaattatttgatatgtTGCACGTTTAAGATGATATTCATATCTTTTGTCCACAGGCATCATGGTCGCAATATCTTGAGCAACATGGCCACCAATGGCGACTTTCCTAAAATGTGGGACAAATTCGCtccgaggaaagagagagaatcctTGAGGGAGGTCATCTCGAAGGTTAACCTCAAAGAAAGGTACATTCTCTCTGGATGATTAGAAGAAGTGTAACAAATGAGCTGATATGATTACAGAAATccaatcccactgggcacagaaatCAGATCCATGTCTAGTTTGATTTAAATTTGGGAAATCAACCAAAAATGctggttaaaagttgggtgaataaAATCCAATTGAGTTTTCAGCGTTGATTCAccgtcatcacatagattttcTTGTTGTTGAAATGAGGTGGAAAAGTTTATTCAACCAGTTTTGGCCCAAAGGGATGAATTTAATATACTTGTCACAACtcttaccgaaggtggctccccttcccgttcgggtggcgctcggcggtcgtcatcaccggcctactagctgccactgattctttcctccccctccttgtctgtttattggttacacctgttgtgtatttgctgattagttgggctttattagccagccggcccgcctgctctttgtgcgggattgttttgtgtaactTGTGTGCACGTCTGTGGGTTACATGTTTCCCATTTCGTGGGTTttgctggacagtttaagtccctgtgttttcgtggggttggcttatgttcgccGTTTTGTGCATTAAAttagcactaccctgaactctctgcttcctgcgcctgacttctcacccactacacccagAACGTTACAATACTGTAAGATTATATctttctgtcttttctcttttTCAACAGGAATATCTGAATCATCCCCAACTTGACTATATATTTGTAtctaaatatttgcacatttcccAACTTGACTATTATCCCCTCCAGCCCCCAAACTCCAATATTTTCTCTCATTCTAAGAAATTTGACACTATCATCCAACCCCCATGTAAATGCATCTTTAAACTGCATTGACTCCTTGTCCAAGTTCTGAATCCACTATTAGGCCATATGAACCACATTCAAAGCACTAAATTACCTTTCCTCGAAGCTCCTATCTGATCTACCAGCTCAATAGTGGTCTACTGAAACCATACTCACCATCTCAGGGGGTGCAAAGACCATCAACCACtgacctccacaccatcctcaaaaCCAGCAGTCCTCTTTTGGAGACAGATTGGTCAGTGCTCCTGTATGGCACCAACATTGTGGATTTTCATCCAATACTTCTGGACTATGGGAACattctttggacaataaaatgaggtaaaatggaagCTGGCTACAGTCTCAGTTTTATCCTCCAAGACAGTTTGAGGATGTGTAACAACAATACCTGTGGTTTACCTTGACGATCAGGGCCAGATTACCGAATGGGCACGCAGGGCACCTGCCCTgtgggccctgacctccagggaaTATCATCATAACATCCAAAACTAAAAAAATTGTGGATGTATATTACAGTACGTGGACGTTTTACATTTCGTGAGCTCGTTTCATAGTTTGTAGCCATGTTATATATACATTTGTGCATATTTTGTAGAAATTCCTGAGCATTTAAATTTTTTTAGTGGGGATGTTGTATATCAATTttcttactggtgctcttccatgccgtccttaggaggggtgcgtcacttgagtaggttgagtcactgacgtgatcttcctgtctgggttggcgcgccCTTTTGAGTTGtgcgtggcggagatctttgtgggctatactcagccttgtctcaggatggtaagttggtggttgaagatatccctctagtggtgtggggttacatccttcctgtttggccctgtccgggggtatcatcagatggggccacagtgtctcctgacccctcctgtctcagcctccagtatttatgctgcagtagtttaagtgtcggggggctagggtcagtttgttatatctggagtacttctcctgtcttatccggtgtcctgtgtgaatttaagtatgctctctctaattctctctttctctctctctctctctctctcggaggacctgagccctaggaccatgcctcaactctctagagacagcaggagtggtaaagatactcttaatgatcggctatgaaaagccaactgaaatttactcctgaggtgctgacttgcttcACCCCCGACAACtattgtgtttattattatttgaccatgctggtcatttatgaacatttgaacatcttggccatgttctgttataatctccacccggcacagccagaagaggactggccacccctcatagcctggttcctctctaggtttcttcctaggttttggcctttctagggagtttttccgagccaccgtgcttctacacctgcattgcttgctgtttggggttttaggctgggtttctgtacagcactttgagatagcagctgatgtatgaagggctataaaaatacatttgatttgatttgacagacccCACACTCATCGCTAGAGATCGAACTTCAGACTCGCTCCAAAACCACTGAACCCCTCAACACACCGAAAGAGATTACGATATACCCCCTTAGAGTGAGCCGGAACAGGATAACTCCCTCCAccatcacaaagacacagaggaggaggaactatccaacacccagggagagagaacgagtgacCTCAGTCGAACACAGCcagaaagaggaggtggaagaggtgttAGATAGAGGATGTGAGCAAGAAAGAGCAGAAGGCTTCTGGTCAGCCaaatggcaggcagagggagaggtcatagtgattcacacccacagagagaaagacaacccacACAACCTCTTGGTTGAGATGAACCGCACAGCGTTAGAGGCAGAGGGCTTTCAGCGCTAGCCAGTCAGCCTGCCTGCTCTGATCCTCAAGTCAATTGTATTTAAATTCATGTTCATTAAAGATTTTTATTCAAGAATTGAAAAGTCCCATTTACTTAATgatcatttttcactgtcttcaaccctcaagaaccagggttagtctggGTCACCCTTTTACTGGGCAAACACAACTTGCATATCATCATAGACTAGGCCGAAACGTTAATCTTTTAACCTTGCCTGAATAAAACAATGCATTGTTTTTATAGTGAGCAAGAGTTGCgctttttccttttctatgatgatgatcacatttttggttgcacctcaactcaacgttggttgagcgccctctgtttttttgttgtcaaataatacatatattttttaatgtacaAAGTCAATTATTCAAAGCATTAAAATTGTAATGTTTCCAACTTATTTATACAACCTACTCCACACTTACAAAGTGAAAGTTTATAGAAATTCTGAAATTAAGTAGTAAACAAGAAAAGCAGAATTGAGTCCAATTATAATGCAAATAATTTAATGGTCTATGGTTCAATCCCATTTCTGAAGGTCTGATGAATAATTAAtattgttcctcctcttccttgtggCAGGCGCAGCAGCACACTGCCCTCCAAAGCCTGCAAAATAATCGCTCGACTGCCCCTTTCCTAGCTCTGCATGGAACATCCAGTGTCACATCCTTGGTGACGTGTGGGGTGACATCCGGGAtgaccacagcaacatcctctggaaagggaaaaaagaggatcaggatgtaaacaaatgcaaACCGTAGCTTCTTAACACTGTCCAGTTGAAAGGTTCTGCTAAGATGTCATGACAAACGGcacctgtcagagtgctctctaagtgttactcacctgcttggatgtcagctggCAGAGTGTCGAAGACGGCCATCGTGAGAGTCCTTTCTTCAGGTGTGACATGCTCAATCGATCCTATTTATTTGTACTGAAATttgatctttttttttctctgctgCTACTCGTGTTTTACAGAAACACGTTTGAGTGGGTTTTCTACAGTCTGGCGCATGTTGACACAAGATGGAGAATGCATATGCTGCAAACCAGCACAACTATCACGCATCAACTATAGACGAGTTTCACTCACTACTGCAGTTTGGAGTTAGGTTGATGTTAGAGGCTACTGGAGGAAGTTATGGGGCATACTTGAACTCTTTAAGGGAACATGAACCTTTCTACTCCTGCAAATTATGACTAATAACCCTAATCAAATTTTACGAGATGGGTTTTTGAATGCAGTACTGTATTTTCATTGAAATGGCAGATTTGTATGAtttcacacaaaaaaatgtatgtaatgcttcccacaaagaaattattttactattttgtttCAAATGGTCCCTCTGGCATGCATATTTCTGTATGATTTAACACATGTTTGAATCCCACTTCCTTGATATTTTTAAGTTAATTTTAGTCCTCCTCCTTGCATGTTTTGTTCCATACCTGTGCCTTGGAGAAAACAACTATAGCCCTCCAAGTCTAATACGCTATACACAACAGCAGCCTACAGTGTTAACTTATTGAGAATGTATATCATTGTATTTAACATTCAAACCTCTTTTGAACTCTTCAGATCTTAACCGGATCAAACTGGAATGTTAATATATTACCCTAAGTCAAACTGGTTTTGGTGTCTTAGACACAAAAGGTTGTTTTCTCCTCATAGTAAAAACACTGTTTCATGGTTTGGATTAAAAACACTGGGTATTTGTTACGTAGAACttt
Proteins encoded:
- the LOC116369027 gene encoding TOG array regulator of axonemal microtubules protein 2-like isoform X1; this translates as MQRAEREAMEAKQRKISAIHENYVRTALIGVGSTFAHHFVPSIQCIPRPKAPPRPLPRRLEHIALAPLKNVVGVDGAQVRPGSHSLESIQVNKSFSSSSVWPVPVPPTAAPSKRGKKKKGRRGVKALKVQSDQGCADNNGPIDLMEEVRDIEAHLKEEDWKVVHEVKAMGRRSLGSVMSTGEIATSSLGSLSSVDMNTPAELRDYLDVGTPVKSLDSPPRPAPPPTKPRSKQPRPIRFLSLPKAATGSDKMAASEPKGQIKNQARLQPLSNPEQALTKTFKLLHSASDDWEKKIEGLTTLRVMAQNHMDILMPKLHDICLAIINEVKNLRSAVSCAAMATLGDMYVHLQRAMDSEVEGTARVLLHKASEANAFIRQGANFALGHMVQSCTPTRVMNALLVGGLSHRNAAVRSCTAQHLERLAEVMGTARLLSGKKDLTDRFLIAVSKLAVDPSQEVRHHGRNILSNMATNGDFPKMWDKFAPRKERESLREVISKVNLKERRSSTLPSKACKIIARLPLS
- the LOC116369027 gene encoding TOG array regulator of axonemal microtubules protein 2-like isoform X2: MQRAEREAMEAKQRKISAIHENYVRTALIGVGSTFAHHFVPSIQCIPRPKAPPRPLPRRLEHIALAPLKNVVGVDGAQVRPGSHSLESIQVNKSFSSSSVWPVPVPPTAAPSKRGKKKKGRRGVKALKVQSDQGCADNNGPIDLMEEVRDIEAHLKEEDWKVVHEVKAMGRRSLGSVMSTGEIATSSLGSLSSVDMNTPAELRDYLDVGTPVKSLDSPPRPAPPPTKPRSKQPRPIRFLSLPKAATGSDKMAASEPKGQIKNQARLQPLSNPEQALTKTFKLLHSASDDWEKKIEGLTTLRVMAQNHMDILMPKLHDICLAIINEVKNLRSAVSCAAMATLGDMYVHLQRAMDSEVEGTARVLLHKASEANAFIRQGANFALGHMVQSCTPTRVMNALLVGGLSHRNAAVRSCTAQHLERLAEVMGTARLLSGKKDLTDRFLIAVSKLAVDPSQEVRHHGRNILSNMATNGDFPKMWDKFAPRKERESLREVISKVNLKERNI